The following proteins come from a genomic window of Paenibacillus spongiae:
- a CDS encoding YitT family protein — MAKKKHKKLTPWDYLVRFFFITLGAVMMAVALEVFLVPNEVIDGGITGISIVVSTLTGMPLGLFIFILNLPFLLIGYKQIGKTFAISTLYGIGVMSSMTAFLHHVEPFTNEKILAVLFGGLILGLGIGLVLRYGGSLDGSEIVAILISKKIRVPVGQIILIFNVFIFAAAGFVFGWDSAMYSIFTFYIASKVMDIVVEGLNESKSVTIISSEYAEISETILERLGRNTTFLYAKGGYSKEDTQVIYCVVTRLELAKLKAIVQEIDSNAFIAIEHVSDVLGGNFEKSSIH, encoded by the coding sequence ATGGCAAAGAAAAAGCACAAAAAGCTCACACCCTGGGATTATCTTGTACGATTCTTTTTCATTACGCTCGGGGCTGTAATGATGGCCGTCGCTCTGGAAGTCTTCCTTGTACCAAACGAAGTTATCGATGGAGGCATAACGGGGATATCCATCGTAGTCTCGACCCTGACCGGAATGCCGCTAGGTTTATTCATCTTCATCCTCAACTTACCCTTCCTGCTCATTGGGTATAAGCAGATCGGCAAGACATTCGCAATCTCCACTCTGTACGGTATCGGCGTCATGTCATCCATGACTGCATTCCTCCACCATGTTGAACCTTTTACGAATGAAAAAATATTAGCCGTCTTATTCGGCGGTCTTATACTCGGTTTGGGAATAGGCTTGGTATTACGTTATGGCGGTTCGTTAGACGGATCCGAAATCGTAGCGATACTCATCTCCAAGAAAATAAGAGTTCCCGTAGGACAAATCATCCTGATCTTCAATGTGTTCATCTTCGCAGCGGCAGGCTTCGTATTCGGATGGGATTCGGCCATGTATTCCATCTTTACGTTCTATATTGCCTCCAAAGTGATGGACATCGTCGTTGAGGGCTTGAATGAATCGAAATCGGTCACCATTATATCCAGCGAATATGCGGAGATCTCCGAGACCATTTTGGAGCGGTTGGGACGGAATACCACGTTTCTCTATGCGAAAGGCGGATACAGCAAAGAGGACACGCAGGTTATCTATTGTGTCGTAACCCGTCTGGAGCTTGCCAAGCTGAAAGCGATCGTACAGGAAATTGATTCGAATGCGTTCATTGCAATCGAGCATGTGTCCGACGTGCTCGGCGGAAACTTCGAGAAATCTTCCATTCATTAA
- a CDS encoding uracil-DNA glycosylase, producing MRAIFKNDWATILNEEMEQPYYKQLRAFLAEQYRHKTIYPSMHDIFNALHYTSYEDTRVVILGQDPYHGSGQAHGFSFSVQPGVKSPPSLQNIFKELKEDLGCPVPDHGYLLPWAKQGVLLLNNVLTVEAGLAASHQGNGWERFTDAVIAALNERERPIVFILWGKHAQEKASSIDLDRHCIITSPHPSPFAAHRGFFGSRPFSRTNAFLRRIGSPEIDWCIPALASLEAAADSSQ from the coding sequence ATGCGTGCTATTTTTAAGAACGATTGGGCGACTATCTTAAATGAGGAGATGGAGCAGCCTTATTATAAACAATTGCGTGCTTTCTTAGCTGAACAATACCGGCATAAAACCATTTATCCGAGCATGCATGATATTTTTAACGCGCTTCATTATACGTCCTATGAGGATACGCGTGTCGTCATTCTGGGTCAGGATCCTTATCACGGATCGGGTCAGGCTCACGGGTTCAGCTTCTCGGTCCAGCCGGGCGTGAAGTCGCCGCCGTCGCTGCAAAATATTTTTAAAGAGCTGAAGGAAGACCTGGGATGTCCGGTTCCCGACCATGGGTATCTGCTGCCATGGGCCAAGCAGGGGGTTCTGCTGTTGAATAATGTGCTGACGGTAGAGGCTGGCTTAGCGGCATCGCATCAAGGGAACGGCTGGGAAAGGTTCACGGATGCCGTTATTGCCGCGTTAAACGAGCGCGAGCGGCCCATTGTATTCATTTTATGGGGCAAGCATGCGCAGGAGAAAGCTTCTTCGATCGATTTGGACCGTCACTGCATCATCACATCCCCGCACCCGAGTCCCTTCGCCGCGCATCGCGGCTTCTTCGGCAGCCGCCCGTTCTCGCGGACGAACGCCTTCCTGCGTCGGATCGGCAGTCCGGAGATCGATTGGTGCATACCGGCGCTGGCTTCTCTTGAAGCAGCTGCGGATAGCTCACAATAA
- a CDS encoding S-layer homology domain-containing protein, giving the protein MRKRWFLSAVIMLLVLAVGQNAWAFPDTKNDPNEAKINELQKQGVIAGEKDGSFKPQDKLTYAAGVTMLVKGLGLNIDHIKFVKKPEASDSFTKVKDGAWYSDAFIVASLNNLDIDRDVDPAAFMTREQFAHHLFQGMMEKGDYAFIEIFMELKDEADVTPAYMDSIQKLLIAKIAELDKNGKFYPKTAIKRGEAASWLHDAIVFVKENALKPDQGTKPEPFPYTDLKLATKAVNEQIQEVTVTAMAPHPGYGLRIASITFVGDQAYIQVEAVHPDKDRMYPQVITEVKATTYVASAFKPVLQDAGTSSSSNGSGTNGSSAASPAVIETSAQAR; this is encoded by the coding sequence ATGAGGAAGAGATGGTTTCTCTCCGCAGTAATTATGCTTCTTGTTCTTGCAGTCGGACAGAATGCTTGGGCGTTCCCGGATACGAAGAACGATCCGAATGAAGCGAAAATTAACGAGCTGCAGAAGCAGGGCGTCATAGCCGGCGAGAAGGACGGATCGTTCAAGCCGCAAGACAAGCTGACCTACGCTGCAGGCGTAACGATGCTCGTTAAAGGACTCGGTCTGAATATCGACCATATTAAATTTGTTAAGAAGCCGGAAGCGAGCGATTCTTTCACCAAGGTCAAAGACGGCGCCTGGTATTCCGACGCCTTCATCGTCGCAAGCCTGAACAATCTGGATATCGACAGAGACGTCGATCCTGCTGCGTTCATGACCAGGGAGCAATTTGCCCATCATCTGTTTCAAGGCATGATGGAGAAAGGCGATTATGCGTTTATCGAAATTTTCATGGAGCTTAAGGATGAAGCTGACGTAACGCCGGCTTATATGGACAGCATTCAGAAGCTGCTCATTGCGAAGATTGCCGAACTTGATAAGAACGGCAAGTTTTATCCGAAGACAGCCATCAAGCGCGGAGAAGCAGCCTCATGGCTCCATGACGCTATCGTCTTCGTGAAGGAGAATGCGCTGAAGCCGGACCAGGGAACCAAGCCGGAGCCTTTTCCCTATACGGATTTGAAGCTTGCGACAAAAGCCGTTAACGAGCAAATTCAAGAGGTAACGGTAACGGCCATGGCACCTCACCCTGGCTACGGGCTGCGCATCGCCTCCATCACATTCGTTGGCGATCAGGCATACATCCAGGTTGAAGCCGTTCATCCGGATAAAGACCGCATGTACCCGCAAGTCATCACGGAGGTGAAAGCAACGACTTATGTCGCTTCCGCCTTCAAACCGGTACTCCAAGATGCTGGTACCTCTTCCTCATCGAACGGTTCCGGCACCAACGGCAGCTCAGCAGCTTCGCCCGCTGTAATCGAAACTTCCGCTCAAGCTCGATAA
- the yjcZ gene encoding sporulation protein YjcZ: MSGCVGGAFTNTGTILVLFILLVIVACSCMRF, encoded by the coding sequence ATGTCCGGATGTGTTGGTGGTGCTTTTACAAACACGGGAACGATCCTGGTCCTTTTTATCTTGTTGGTGATCGTCGCTTGCAGCTGCATGCGTTTCTAG
- a CDS encoding DUF3892 domain-containing protein, with protein sequence MNTLEQSGADNRESIVAVQKNGDGDLTAFQTSTGRVLQYAEALQEVEAGRIAGVNAFKGRDGGTYIRGDADGDPSNNLDQLPTF encoded by the coding sequence ATGAACACATTGGAGCAAAGCGGAGCAGATAACCGGGAATCGATCGTGGCCGTCCAGAAGAATGGCGACGGAGACTTGACGGCCTTTCAAACTTCCACGGGACGCGTCCTGCAGTATGCCGAGGCGCTGCAAGAAGTGGAAGCGGGCCGTATAGCGGGCGTGAATGCCTTCAAAGGAAGAGATGGGGGCACATACATCCGCGGCGATGCGGATGGCGATCCTTCGAACAATTTGGATCAGCTGCCAACGTTCTAA
- a CDS encoding copper amine oxidase N-terminal domain-containing protein, which yields MKFRRLLILLLVMSLWGGTMMFADSAAQKVRVIVNGEDLSDAGLLSDGKTYLAVRQLANSLQSLVVWDETSKKVTVYKPNVHMFLFQDNTIFGNVNKGNRYTFKVFAQIDNLKTDVAAVKVSIFDPSGSEKVIQSQNVSLNNKDNFWYRTDDIKYNFDSSGKYAVRFFMKVNATDEWNLVSEKIITAQ from the coding sequence ATGAAATTCAGAAGGCTTCTCATCTTGCTGCTGGTCATGTCATTATGGGGCGGTACGATGATGTTCGCCGATTCGGCGGCACAGAAAGTACGAGTTATCGTTAATGGAGAAGATCTTAGTGACGCAGGGCTGTTATCCGACGGGAAAACCTATTTGGCGGTACGGCAATTGGCCAACTCGCTGCAGTCACTGGTCGTTTGGGACGAAACTTCGAAGAAGGTCACGGTTTACAAACCGAACGTTCATATGTTTTTGTTCCAAGACAACACGATTTTCGGCAATGTGAACAAGGGGAACCGCTACACCTTCAAGGTGTTTGCGCAGATTGACAATCTGAAGACCGACGTTGCGGCGGTCAAGGTTTCGATCTTTGATCCTTCCGGCAGCGAGAAAGTCATACAATCGCAGAACGTATCGTTGAATAACAAGGACAACTTCTGGTATCGAACGGACGACATTAAATATAATTTTGACTCGTCTGGCAAGTATGCGGTTCGTTTCTTCATGAAAGTGAACGCAACCGACGAGTGGAACCTGGTATCCGAAAAAATAATAACCGCGCAATAG
- a CDS encoding DUF1292 domain-containing protein — MSEHQHGDNCGCGHDHDHEHEEHVFLVTDEEGVEREMVMVYTFESEEKAYAVLLDRNDPEADGVIFRIEEENEEAFLVGIEDDAEWDRVTRIYEEIAQSENEA; from the coding sequence ATGAGTGAACACCAACACGGAGACAATTGCGGTTGTGGGCATGACCATGATCATGAGCATGAAGAGCATGTATTTCTAGTGACGGACGAAGAAGGCGTAGAGCGTGAGATGGTCATGGTTTACACCTTCGAATCGGAAGAGAAAGCCTATGCAGTCCTGCTGGATCGTAACGATCCGGAAGCTGACGGCGTTATTTTCCGGATTGAGGAAGAGAACGAGGAAGCATTCCTTGTCGGCATCGAGGACGATGCGGAATGGGATCGCGTTACGCGTATTTATGAAGAAATCGCCCAAAGCGAGAACGAAGCTTAG
- a CDS encoding DUF1885 family protein has protein sequence MGQSAYITFTDGSLVERLDLDQVKTQLNRYCEQTSLTGRQLGWDYTEAAFPYTVETKPGEEDRWFYLKGTSPLYNYILFGVGTKQDGDRERAYVQVVLPDSATHGDKAKGNELCKYMAKQLQAELKMFNGRTIYYNPRK, from the coding sequence TTGGGTCAAAGCGCTTACATCACTTTTACGGACGGCTCTCTCGTCGAACGACTTGATCTCGACCAGGTGAAAACACAACTGAATCGTTACTGTGAACAAACATCGCTGACAGGCAGGCAGCTTGGATGGGATTACACAGAGGCCGCCTTTCCGTATACGGTCGAGACGAAACCCGGAGAGGAAGACCGCTGGTTCTATTTGAAGGGAACAAGCCCACTGTACAACTACATCCTGTTCGGAGTCGGAACAAAGCAAGACGGCGACCGCGAACGGGCCTATGTTCAGGTCGTTCTGCCTGATTCGGCCACCCATGGCGACAAGGCGAAAGGCAACGAGCTGTGCAAATATATGGCCAAGCAGCTGCAGGCCGAGTTGAAGATGTTCAACGGCCGGACGATCTATTACAACCCGCGCAAATAA
- a CDS encoding aminotransferase class I/II-fold pyridoxal phosphate-dependent enzyme — MDHSRTPLFSALREHASHNPVQFHIPGHKKGLGSDPEFRSFIGDNALSIDLINIAPLDDLHQPTGVIEESQKLAADAFGADYTFFSVQGTSGAIMTMILSVCAPGDKIIVPRNVHKSIMSAIIFAGARPVFISPARDSNLGIDHGITTRSVKRALDRHPDAKAVLVINPTYFGICANLKEIVDLVHSYDIPVLVDEAHGVLIHFHEKLPMSAMQAGADMAATSVHKLGGSMTQSSVLNVRKGRVNPHRIQTIISMLTTTSTSYILLASLDTSRRNLALNGHDIAEQTIALAQLARNEINTIPGLSCVGEEILGDEATYDIDPTKLTIHVRHLGITGYETENWLRDNYNIEVELSDMYNILCLVTPGDTRDSIDKLLAGLRDLAQTHHKVNEAKELVVKIPEIPQLSLTPRDAFYAETEIVPFKESAGRIIAEFIYVYPPGIPILLPGEVISQQNIDYIIDHVEIGLPVKGPEDRSIQFVKVIVEETAIS, encoded by the coding sequence ATGGATCATTCTCGTACCCCATTGTTCAGCGCTCTACGCGAGCATGCATCTCACAATCCGGTTCAATTTCATATTCCCGGACATAAGAAAGGTCTGGGCAGCGATCCTGAATTCAGATCGTTTATCGGCGATAATGCGTTGTCGATCGACTTGATCAATATTGCCCCATTGGATGATCTACACCAGCCTACAGGCGTTATCGAGGAGTCACAAAAATTGGCAGCCGACGCTTTCGGAGCCGATTATACCTTTTTTTCGGTACAAGGAACAAGCGGAGCCATTATGACCATGATTCTATCGGTTTGCGCTCCCGGCGACAAAATCATCGTCCCCCGGAACGTGCACAAATCGATTATGTCGGCGATTATTTTCGCAGGCGCGCGGCCCGTATTCATCTCGCCTGCACGCGACTCGAATCTTGGCATCGATCACGGCATTACAACCCGCTCGGTCAAGCGGGCGCTGGACCGGCATCCCGACGCGAAGGCCGTTCTCGTCATTAACCCGACTTATTTCGGCATCTGTGCGAATCTCAAAGAAATCGTCGATCTGGTTCACAGCTATGACATTCCCGTGCTTGTCGATGAAGCGCATGGCGTTCTCATCCATTTTCACGAGAAGCTTCCGATGTCGGCCATGCAGGCAGGGGCGGATATGGCTGCAACCAGCGTACACAAGCTAGGCGGTTCCATGACGCAGAGCTCCGTGCTCAACGTCCGCAAGGGACGCGTTAACCCGCATCGCATCCAGACCATCATCAGCATGCTCACAACCACTTCGACTTCGTACATTTTGCTCGCTTCCCTGGATACCTCCCGGCGGAATCTGGCACTGAACGGTCACGATATCGCAGAGCAGACGATCGCTCTTGCACAGCTTGCCCGCAATGAGATAAACACGATACCGGGCTTGTCCTGCGTAGGGGAAGAAATACTGGGCGACGAAGCGACTTATGATATCGATCCGACCAAATTGACCATTCACGTGCGCCATCTGGGCATTACCGGATATGAAACCGAGAATTGGCTGCGCGACAACTACAATATCGAAGTCGAATTGAGCGACATGTACAATATTCTTTGTCTGGTTACGCCGGGGGACACTCGCGATTCGATCGATAAGCTGCTGGCCGGACTGCGCGACCTTGCCCAGACGCACCACAAGGTGAACGAAGCGAAGGAGCTGGTTGTCAAGATCCCGGAAATTCCCCAGCTCTCGCTCACACCTCGCGACGCATTCTATGCCGAGACGGAAATTGTCCCGTTCAAAGAATCCGCAGGCCGCATTATCGCCGAGTTTATATATGTTTACCCGCCTGGCATCCCGATTCTACTTCCAGGCGAGGTCATTTCTCAGCAAAATATCGATTACATCATCGATCATGTTGAAATCGGACTGCCGGTCAAAGGGCCTGAGGACCGCAGCATCCAATTCGTCAAAGTGATCGTAGAGGAAACGGCAATTTCATAA
- a CDS encoding MFS transporter yields MKLANGWAGKKVLTSPFVVQLLTIMFFVEFVKGALLISILPVYMGTVLGLSAYAVGWALALQYIGDNAFRSPLGWIIDRIGYRYVMLFGVLFTFASVAIISLTSAFGWVILACVLLGVGTSPLWPCVITGATAVAGNEASGTIMSVVYMAWLIGVGSGPIIINFFIVDNTYASAFRILIGMMIVVVMVAFFLPGRQRSMEIEGRQETGAAAKRKRSKPSLSVRISGYFAKVRRSMHASRLLYPAMFTQNFALGLLTPVLTLYARTVLHLTPQQYSMYLVAGGAITVLGLIPVGKWVDRFGTKWFLHVGFLLSAVALPVLGYTRSLPYVLVIVGIIGLGYALIIPAWNALIAEAIPKSERGAVWGFFLTIEGLGMVFGSIMSGKLYDMFGPHAPFLVSGSVLLLLFVLHLFITRRPAVVVR; encoded by the coding sequence ATGAAACTCGCTAACGGCTGGGCCGGCAAAAAAGTGCTGACATCGCCTTTTGTCGTCCAATTGCTGACCATCATGTTCTTCGTTGAATTTGTAAAAGGAGCTCTTCTCATATCCATCCTTCCCGTATACATGGGAACGGTACTAGGCCTGTCCGCTTATGCGGTTGGATGGGCGTTAGCTCTGCAATATATCGGCGATAATGCCTTCCGCAGCCCGCTCGGTTGGATCATCGACCGGATTGGATACCGGTACGTGATGCTGTTCGGCGTCTTATTTACGTTTGCTTCCGTCGCGATCATATCGCTGACTTCGGCCTTCGGATGGGTCATTCTCGCATGTGTACTATTAGGAGTCGGAACATCGCCGCTCTGGCCTTGCGTCATTACGGGGGCGACGGCTGTCGCCGGGAATGAAGCGAGCGGCACCATTATGAGCGTCGTCTATATGGCTTGGCTGATCGGGGTCGGTTCCGGACCGATCATCATTAATTTCTTTATTGTAGATAATACGTATGCATCGGCCTTCCGCATCCTGATCGGCATGATGATCGTTGTCGTGATGGTAGCGTTCTTTCTGCCAGGAAGACAACGCTCGATGGAAATCGAAGGGCGTCAGGAAACCGGAGCGGCGGCGAAAAGAAAACGTTCGAAACCTTCGCTTAGCGTTCGAATTTCCGGTTATTTCGCGAAAGTCCGTCGTTCCATGCATGCCAGCCGGCTGCTGTATCCGGCCATGTTTACACAAAATTTCGCTTTAGGCCTGTTAACGCCTGTACTGACCTTGTATGCCCGGACGGTGCTTCATCTGACACCGCAGCAATACAGCATGTATTTGGTTGCCGGCGGGGCGATTACGGTTCTGGGGCTCATCCCCGTCGGAAAGTGGGTCGACCGTTTCGGAACGAAGTGGTTCCTGCATGTCGGCTTCCTCTTATCCGCCGTGGCGCTGCCGGTGCTTGGCTACACCCGGTCGCTGCCGTATGTCCTCGTTATTGTCGGAATCATCGGCTTAGGCTATGCGCTCATCATACCGGCTTGGAACGCGCTTATCGCCGAAGCCATTCCGAAATCGGAACGCGGTGCGGTCTGGGGATTCTTCCTGACGATTGAAGGGCTGGGCATGGTGTTCGGAAGCATCATGTCCGGCAAGCTGTACGATATGTTCGGGCCGCACGCCCCGTTTCTCGTGAGCGGTTCCGTCCTGCTGCTGCTGTTTGTTCTTCATTTGTTCATAACTAGACGTCCGGCAGTTGTGGTACGATGA
- a CDS encoding MFS transporter — MRDKRLGIVMMMLITTFIGFGIIIPVLPELIKEASPGSVEFHTGMMLSIYSAISFVLSPIWGGLSDRIGRRPVILIGVLGFAASFLVFGIADGNLTLMYVSRILGGLFSGAVTSVIVAYVADITPPDQRTKGMGLVGMSIGLGFTIGPGFGGLLSLVSHNTPFYAAAALALITFALAFAKLTESLTPEQRAASHGRKPSRWTAFTGSLKYLYILALFVSLSLAGLEATLQLFGMKRFDVTPLQVGIMFLVCGLVGALIQGGVVRRRIRKGEEPKYIAAGLVISAVGFLLLVTSHSLWTATLYLAIFGIGNALIRPCVTSLITQKTTVGQGVASGLSSSMDSLGRILGPLMGAFLFTVDIELPYLIGGFLSLAALLLLLRFRMLDRGAHEQTNSSSV; from the coding sequence ATGAGAGATAAACGGCTTGGCATCGTTATGATGATGCTTATTACGACATTTATCGGTTTCGGGATTATTATTCCTGTTTTACCCGAGCTTATTAAAGAAGCGAGTCCGGGATCGGTCGAGTTTCATACCGGGATGATGCTGTCGATTTATTCGGCCATATCCTTCGTGCTGTCTCCGATATGGGGCGGGCTGTCCGACCGGATCGGACGCCGGCCGGTAATATTGATCGGCGTGCTAGGCTTCGCCGCGAGCTTCCTCGTATTCGGAATTGCGGACGGGAATTTAACGCTTATGTACGTCTCCCGTATTCTTGGCGGCTTGTTCTCGGGAGCGGTAACCTCGGTAATCGTCGCGTATGTGGCGGATATTACGCCGCCGGATCAGCGCACGAAAGGGATGGGGCTGGTGGGCATGTCTATCGGTCTCGGCTTTACGATCGGCCCCGGCTTTGGCGGCCTGCTTAGTCTCGTATCGCATAATACGCCGTTCTATGCAGCCGCAGCTCTTGCGCTAATTACGTTCGCGCTGGCTTTCGCCAAGCTGACGGAATCGTTAACGCCGGAACAGCGTGCCGCTTCCCATGGACGGAAACCGTCCCGATGGACAGCCTTTACAGGCTCGTTGAAATATTTATACATACTTGCCCTGTTCGTATCGTTGTCGCTTGCAGGACTGGAAGCGACGCTTCAGCTCTTCGGGATGAAGCGGTTCGACGTTACGCCGCTCCAGGTCGGCATTATGTTTCTGGTCTGCGGTCTGGTTGGCGCGCTCATTCAGGGCGGCGTCGTCCGCCGCAGAATCCGCAAGGGAGAAGAGCCCAAGTATATTGCAGCGGGGCTCGTCATTTCCGCGGTCGGCTTCCTGCTGCTGGTTACGTCGCATTCATTATGGACGGCAACGCTGTATCTTGCTATCTTCGGCATCGGCAATGCGCTGATCCGTCCGTGTGTAACTTCGCTAATTACCCAGAAGACGACCGTCGGACAAGGGGTTGCATCGGGTCTAAGCTCATCCATGGACAGTCTGGGACGGATTCTGGGCCCGTTGATGGGAGCATTCTTGTTCACCGTCGATATCGAGCTGCCGTATTTAATCGGAGGCTTCCTGTCCCTGGCCGCGCTGCTGCTGCTGCTGCGGTTTCGGATGCTGGACCGCGGCGCCCACGAACAGACGAATTCGAGCTCAGTGTAA
- a CDS encoding winged helix-turn-helix domain-containing protein has product MNIVWVEDEEKLLAECIAFFEQVGYRVYGVSTYEEAVDCIERALPDLLIVDWMLPGGGSGIDLCKRNERQWNLPIIMVTAKGDEFDKVLALELGADDYVSKPFGLRELAARIKAVMRRSRRPVPGLESSEAAEGVIYRGDLVIDSNKYTVSRDSLKVDLTRTEFMLLQKLASHPGRVYTRMQLMDEALGDAYVGFERTMDSHIRNLRRKLEPIPAEPRYVLTVYGVGYAFNEEV; this is encoded by the coding sequence ATGAATATCGTATGGGTAGAGGATGAAGAAAAGCTGCTGGCGGAGTGTATCGCCTTCTTCGAGCAGGTGGGCTACCGCGTGTACGGCGTGTCGACCTACGAGGAGGCGGTGGACTGCATTGAACGCGCCTTGCCGGATTTATTGATTGTCGACTGGATGCTGCCCGGCGGCGGGAGCGGCATTGATTTGTGCAAACGGAACGAGCGGCAATGGAACCTGCCGATCATTATGGTAACGGCAAAAGGCGATGAGTTTGACAAAGTGCTCGCGCTCGAGCTTGGAGCCGACGATTACGTATCCAAACCATTCGGTTTACGCGAACTGGCTGCCCGGATTAAAGCCGTTATGAGGCGTTCGCGCCGGCCGGTGCCTGGGCTGGAGTCAAGCGAAGCTGCAGAGGGAGTCATTTACCGGGGGGACCTGGTAATCGATTCGAACAAGTATACGGTATCCCGAGATAGCTTGAAAGTGGACTTGACCCGCACGGAATTCATGCTGCTCCAGAAGCTTGCTTCACATCCGGGGAGGGTCTATACACGCATGCAGCTGATGGACGAGGCGCTGGGCGATGCTTATGTCGGCTTCGAGCGCACGATGGATTCCCATATTCGCAACTTAAGGCGCAAGCTTGAGCCGATACCGGCCGAACCCCGCTATGTTCTTACCGTGTATGGAGTGGGCTATGCATTCAACGAAGAGGTGTAA
- a CDS encoding sensor histidine kinase — protein sequence MLNLSKPAAAKLLGGFAAMMAAFIVVLIGWSIQVSGGRDTEERLSLYWSRYASVYYENHGSWEGFAHVMEADGARYPERVPFRAAFKDEQGNLLAAYVSHDEFGTDAGDAGMSKPLIVNGRIVGYSVTEARFDYSPGLPVWLSAILLAAVVYGLFLLWHAGFQREFRRKMQHISVLAQQLAEERADMGGSKPQAPASDPETAMPAVELALERARLRLRRLETVRRTMVADIAHELRTPLAVMRTQLDNAIYAGEPLPLAKTSALYDETIRMSKLVRDLQELALAETGHLPLEKHWFSLTELVESVVEMLSAEAEERSVSIRFRSDGEIKLFADQVRIRQAVVNLTGNALRHARQEIRVKLELDAGRVVFEVTDDGWGIEEEELPHLFDRFYRGKPIESSSQQGRKSTGLGLGLAIAKQYAEAHGGQITVSSQWGEGARFGLILPVIAE from the coding sequence ATGCTTAATCTGAGCAAGCCTGCAGCGGCTAAACTTCTGGGCGGGTTCGCGGCTATGATGGCAGCGTTTATCGTCGTCTTGATCGGCTGGTCCATACAGGTCAGCGGCGGACGCGACACGGAGGAGCGCCTGTCGCTCTATTGGAGCCGGTATGCCTCTGTCTATTACGAAAATCACGGGAGCTGGGAGGGGTTCGCCCACGTCATGGAAGCGGATGGGGCCCGGTATCCGGAGCGTGTTCCTTTCCGTGCGGCATTCAAGGACGAGCAGGGGAATCTGCTGGCTGCATATGTATCGCATGACGAATTCGGGACGGACGCGGGCGATGCCGGGATGTCGAAGCCGTTAATCGTGAACGGGCGGATTGTCGGTTACAGCGTAACGGAAGCCCGGTTCGATTATAGCCCTGGCTTGCCGGTCTGGCTGTCAGCGATTCTGCTGGCAGCCGTCGTGTACGGGTTATTCTTGTTATGGCATGCGGGATTCCAACGGGAGTTCCGCCGCAAAATGCAGCATATCTCGGTATTGGCGCAGCAGCTGGCGGAGGAGCGTGCCGATATGGGCGGATCTAAGCCGCAAGCGCCCGCTTCGGATCCGGAAACGGCTATGCCTGCAGTGGAGCTTGCCTTGGAACGCGCCCGCCTCCGCTTGCGCAGACTCGAGACGGTCAGACGGACGATGGTCGCCGACATCGCCCACGAGCTGCGGACGCCGCTGGCGGTTATGCGCACGCAATTGGACAATGCGATCTATGCAGGCGAGCCGCTGCCCCTTGCCAAGACCTCGGCGTTATATGATGAAACGATTCGAATGTCCAAGCTGGTCCGCGACCTGCAGGAGCTGGCGCTTGCGGAAACCGGGCATCTGCCGCTCGAGAAGCACTGGTTCTCGCTCACGGAGCTTGTGGAATCGGTCGTGGAAATGCTGTCGGCGGAGGCGGAGGAGAGAAGCGTTAGCATTCGATTCCGATCGGATGGCGAGATCAAGCTGTTCGCGGATCAGGTGCGGATCAGGCAGGCCGTCGTCAATTTGACGGGCAATGCGCTGCGGCATGCCCGCCAAGAGATTCGGGTCAAACTTGAACTGGATGCCGGCCGGGTCGTCTTCGAAGTAACGGATGACGGATGGGGAATCGAGGAAGAGGAACTGCCGCATTTATTCGATCGGTTCTATAGAGGCAAACCGATCGAGTCCTCGTCGCAGCAAGGACGGAAGAGCACGGGGCTCGGACTCGGCTTGGCGATTGCGAAGCAGTATGCCGAGGCTCATGGCGGACAGATTACGGTAAGCAGCCAGTGGGGCGAAGGTGCGCGCTTCGGGCTTATCCTGCCGGTAATAGCGGAGTAA